The genomic DNA AAACGGGGAATCAGCATGGGCTCGGCGCGCAGCCGCGCCAGCTCGTCCGGGTGCTCCGCGAGAAACAGCAGCGCGTTGCCCAGCAGGTGGACCGTCGTCTCCAGCCCGGCCACCATCACCAGCACGAGGAAGCCGATGATCTCCCGGTCCGTGAGCGGCTGCCCCTGAACCTCGGCGCGCACCAGGTCCGTGACGAGATCCTCCGCGGGCTCCCGGCGGCGCGCGTTGATGACCTCCGTGAGGTAGCGCGTCATCTCCTCCACGGTGGTCCGCACCCGCGTGGCATGGGCGGCGTTCAGCGGCTCGGGGGTGATGCTGGCCAGGTCATCCGCCCAGCCCTTGAAGCGGCCGTGCAGCGAGGCCTCGAGCCCCATCAACCCGCCCATGACGGTGGTGGGCAGGGGCATGGCGAACGCGGAGATGAAGTCCGCCTCCCCCTGGGCCGCGAGCCCCTCGGCCAGCTGGGCCGCGAGCGCGCGGATCCGCGACTCCAGCCGCCGGACGGCGGTGCCATTGAAGACCCGGGCGGCCAGGGTCCGCAGCCGCTGGTGGGCCTCCCCATCCAGCGCCAGCATCGAGTGGGCCATGGGGCTGTAGCCCAGCCACGCCGGCTCCCACGCCACCTGGAAGCCATGGGAGGTGAAGAGCCGCGGATGGCGCAGCACGTGGACCACGTCGTCATAGCGGGACACGGCCCAGAAGCCGCCCGGGTCCACCTGCACCACGGGCTGCTTGCGCCGCAGCCCGGCATAGCTGGGATAGGGAT from Stigmatella aurantiaca includes the following:
- a CDS encoding cytochrome P450, which produces MDSGFRANPYPSYAGLRRKQPVVQVDPGGFWAVSRYDDVVHVLRHPRLFTSHGFQVAWEPAWLGYSPMAHSMLALDGEAHQRLRTLAARVFNGTAVRRLESRIRALAAQLAEGLAAQGEADFISAFAMPLPTTVMGGLMGLEASLHGRFKGWADDLASITPEPLNAAHATRVRTTVEEMTRYLTEVINARRREPAEDLVTDLVRAEVQGQPLTDREIIGFLVLVMVAGLETTVHLLGNALLFLAEHPDELARLRAEPMLIPRFIEELLRYESPVQCVLRFTTAETKLAGVTIPRDAVVMAVIGAANRDERRYSEPERFELHRELPSLAFGHGAHHCVGAMLARMEAQRGLEALLSRFQGFTRLSREVPWNLSFAVRGPASLPLRFIPAG